One genomic region from Candidatus Eisenbacteria bacterium encodes:
- a CDS encoding LysR family transcriptional regulator, which produces MHLETLKVFCDVVETKSFSVAASQNYVTQSAVSQQIRMLEEKYGRQLLERTRGNVQLTPAGEILYQVSKDIVARYHELEAQLQAVTKVVAGTVRVATVHTIGLYELSSQLKRFLKAYPQVQLQLEYSRSSKIYDDALKGSIDLGIVAFPSRRPGITVVPFREDRLVLVCSPQHPLAKHRTVSIKKLAGEPLVGFERDIPTRKETDRVLRRHGVEARYVMELDNAEVMKRVVEIGLGLTILPEPAVRPEVKGGSLVAVQLSDEVLTRPLGIIHRAGKHFSPAAEKLIECLRTE; this is translated from the coding sequence GTGCATCTCGAAACCCTCAAGGTCTTCTGCGACGTCGTCGAGACCAAGAGCTTTTCGGTTGCGGCCTCCCAGAACTACGTCACGCAGTCGGCCGTGAGCCAGCAGATCCGGATGCTCGAGGAGAAGTACGGGCGCCAGCTCCTCGAGCGCACGCGCGGCAACGTGCAGCTCACGCCCGCCGGCGAAATCCTCTACCAGGTGAGCAAGGACATCGTGGCGCGCTACCATGAGCTCGAGGCGCAGCTGCAGGCCGTGACGAAGGTCGTGGCCGGCACGGTCCGCGTCGCCACCGTGCACACGATCGGTCTCTACGAGCTGTCCTCGCAGTTGAAGCGGTTCCTGAAAGCGTACCCGCAGGTGCAGCTCCAGCTCGAATACAGCCGATCGAGCAAGATCTACGACGACGCGCTCAAAGGCAGCATCGACCTCGGCATCGTGGCGTTTCCGAGCCGCCGTCCCGGGATCACGGTCGTCCCGTTCCGCGAGGACCGCCTGGTGCTCGTCTGCTCGCCGCAGCACCCGCTCGCCAAGCACCGGACGGTGTCGATCAAGAAGCTCGCCGGCGAGCCGCTGGTCGGCTTCGAGCGCGACATCCCGACCCGCAAAGAGACCGATCGCGTGCTGCGCCGCCACGGCGTCGAGGCGCGCTACGTGATGGAGCTCGACAACGCCGAGGTGATGAAGCGCGTGGTCGAGATCGGCCTCGGTTTGACGATCCTTCCGGAGCCGGCCGTGCGCCCCGAGGTGAAGGGTGGCTCGCTCGTCGCCGTCCAACTGTCCGACGAGGTGCTCACGCGCCCGCTCGGGATCATCCACCGCGCCGGCAAGCACTTCTCGCCCGCCGCGGAGAAGCTGATCGAATGTCTGCGAACCGAATGA
- the asd gene encoding aspartate-semialdehyde dehydrogenase: MKQLRTAVVGATGITGQQALVALANHPWFTVTTVAASARTAGKPYAEAIRDANGARLWWCREDPPAAVMNLTVVDAAKLDPGSVDVVFSLIESDAARELEPKFAKVVPTFSSASAYRYETDVPILVPGVNMVAHFPLVEHQRRQRGWKGFVLPQSNCTTVGIVVSLKPILDRFGVRRALVTTMQGISGAGRAGGVLGLDMVDNLIPFIPKEEEKVARETGKILGRLGEGTIEPASLVVGATCTRAAVLDGHTAAIAVETEKPCSPDDVAAAMRAFGGDYAGMNLPSAPAHPIIVHDDPFRPQPRLDRDADGGMATSVGRIRPEPALPNGIKYLSLSHNTKMGAAKGLVLTAEYLHKAGYLTA, translated from the coding sequence ATGAAGCAGCTCCGTACGGCCGTCGTGGGCGCCACCGGCATCACCGGGCAACAGGCGCTCGTCGCTCTCGCGAACCATCCATGGTTCACGGTGACGACGGTCGCGGCCTCGGCGCGCACCGCGGGCAAGCCGTACGCCGAGGCCATTCGCGACGCGAACGGCGCCCGCCTGTGGTGGTGCCGTGAGGATCCGCCCGCGGCCGTGATGAACCTCACGGTCGTCGACGCCGCCAAGCTCGATCCGGGCTCGGTCGACGTCGTCTTCAGCCTGATCGAGAGCGACGCCGCCAGGGAGCTCGAGCCCAAGTTCGCGAAGGTCGTGCCCACCTTCTCGTCGGCGTCGGCGTACCGCTACGAGACCGACGTGCCGATCCTGGTGCCGGGCGTGAACATGGTCGCCCACTTCCCGCTCGTCGAGCACCAGCGCAGGCAGCGCGGGTGGAAGGGTTTCGTGCTCCCGCAATCGAACTGCACGACGGTCGGCATCGTCGTCTCGCTGAAGCCGATCCTCGACCGCTTCGGCGTCCGGCGCGCCCTCGTCACGACCATGCAGGGCATCTCGGGCGCCGGCCGCGCAGGGGGCGTGCTCGGGCTCGACATGGTCGACAACTTGATCCCCTTCATCCCGAAGGAAGAGGAGAAGGTCGCCCGCGAGACGGGCAAGATCCTCGGCCGTCTGGGCGAAGGGACGATCGAGCCGGCATCGCTCGTCGTCGGCGCGACGTGCACGCGAGCCGCCGTGCTCGACGGCCACACCGCGGCCATCGCCGTCGAGACCGAGAAGCCGTGCTCGCCCGACGACGTCGCGGCCGCCATGCGCGCCTTCGGCGGCGACTACGCCGGCATGAACCTCCCGAGCGCGCCGGCGCATCCGATCATCGTGCACGACGACCCGTTCCGCCCGCAGCCGCGCCTCGACCGCGACGCCGACGGCGGCATGGCGACGAGCGTCGGGCGGATCCGTCCGGAGCCGGCGCTGCCGAACGGCATCAAGTACCTGTCCCTCTCGCACAACACGAAGATGGGTGCGGCCAAGGGCCTCGTGCTGACGGCCGAGTACCTGCACAAGGCCGGCTACTTGACCGCGTAG
- a CDS encoding YiiX/YebB-like N1pC/P60 family cysteine hydrolase → MGRLRDRMIQAAARVLTKPRRRYELRHPNNLANLRGVVRKGDVVLVDGEQRVSEVIKYLTQSSWSHAALYVGDELLRRFPARRETLVDQHGIEAEHMIVEATLEDGVKAVPLVKYADFNLRVCRPRGLRADDLARIVDEVFAQLGSKYDVQHFLDLGRYFFPVSLIPRRLRRKALEVGGGFTTNVICSSMIGRAFQNIGFPILPAVEPAAGARQGWVDWLRRRKTPYPVLFHRQRETLITPRDFDLSPYFDVVKYNAVELGDFDYRRIRWA, encoded by the coding sequence ATGGGACGTCTCCGCGACAGGATGATCCAGGCCGCGGCCCGCGTACTGACCAAACCGCGCCGTCGCTACGAGCTGCGGCACCCGAACAACCTCGCGAACCTCCGCGGCGTCGTCCGCAAGGGCGACGTCGTGCTCGTCGACGGCGAGCAACGCGTGAGCGAGGTCATCAAGTATCTGACGCAGAGCTCGTGGTCGCACGCGGCGCTGTACGTGGGCGACGAGCTGCTGCGCCGATTTCCCGCCCGCCGCGAGACGCTCGTCGACCAGCACGGCATCGAGGCCGAGCACATGATCGTCGAGGCCACCCTGGAGGACGGCGTCAAGGCGGTCCCTCTGGTCAAGTACGCCGACTTCAACCTGCGCGTCTGCCGCCCGCGGGGGCTGCGCGCCGACGACCTCGCGCGCATCGTCGACGAGGTCTTCGCACAGCTCGGCTCGAAGTACGACGTGCAGCACTTCCTCGACCTGGGACGCTATTTCTTCCCGGTATCGCTGATTCCTCGCCGCCTCCGGCGCAAAGCGCTCGAGGTGGGCGGCGGGTTCACGACCAACGTCATCTGCTCGTCGATGATCGGGCGCGCATTCCAGAACATCGGCTTCCCGATCCTGCCGGCGGTCGAGCCCGCGGCCGGCGCGCGGCAGGGCTGGGTCGACTGGCTGCGACGGCGCAAGACGCCGTACCCCGTCCTCTTCCACCGCCAGCGCGAGACGCTCATCACGCCGCGCGATTTCGATCTCTCGCCCTACTTCGACGTCGTGAAGTACAATGCCGTCGAGCTCGGCGACTTCGACTACCGGCGGATCCGCTGGGCGTAG
- the eno gene encoding phosphopyruvate hydratase: MAKIESVRAREILDSRGFPTVEATMVLAGGASGTAAVPSGASTGEREALELRDKDKGRYFGKGVTKAVGNVNGPIAQALLGMEADQNYVDAKMLALDGTEFKTNLGANAILSVSLAAARAMAADRHLPLYRAMGGDAAVRLPVPLMNIVNGGAHADNPLDFQEFMIAPHGAPSFAEAMRYGVEVYHALKGLLTKAKHTTAVGDEGGFAPKIKSHEAVIELIVKAIKVAGLRPGRDVAIALDCASSELHRGTRYVFRKAGGKKKSADDLITLFEKWCAAYPIVSIEDGLGEKDWDGWKRLTDRLGRKVQLVGDDLFVTNDKILAEGIAKGVANAILVKVNQIGTLTETRAAMARAERAGYRCVVSHRSGETEDAFIADLAVATNAGQIKTGAPARSERNAKYNRLLAIEQELGSRARYASPFAS, from the coding sequence ATGGCGAAGATCGAGAGTGTCCGTGCGCGCGAGATCCTGGACTCGCGCGGCTTTCCGACGGTCGAAGCGACGATGGTGCTCGCCGGCGGCGCGAGCGGCACGGCCGCCGTGCCGTCCGGCGCGTCGACCGGCGAGCGCGAAGCGCTCGAGCTGCGCGACAAGGACAAGGGCCGCTACTTCGGCAAGGGCGTGACCAAGGCGGTCGGGAACGTGAACGGCCCGATCGCGCAGGCGCTGCTCGGCATGGAAGCCGACCAGAACTACGTCGACGCCAAGATGCTCGCGCTCGACGGCACCGAGTTCAAGACGAATCTCGGCGCGAACGCGATTCTTTCGGTGTCGCTGGCCGCGGCCCGCGCGATGGCGGCGGACCGGCACCTGCCGCTCTATCGCGCCATGGGCGGCGACGCCGCCGTGCGGCTGCCCGTCCCACTCATGAACATCGTGAACGGCGGCGCCCATGCGGACAATCCGCTCGACTTCCAGGAGTTCATGATCGCGCCGCACGGTGCGCCCTCGTTCGCCGAGGCGATGCGCTACGGCGTCGAGGTGTACCACGCCTTGAAGGGTCTGCTCACCAAGGCGAAGCACACGACTGCGGTCGGCGACGAAGGCGGCTTCGCGCCCAAGATCAAGAGCCACGAGGCCGTGATCGAGCTCATCGTCAAGGCGATCAAGGTCGCGGGGCTCCGGCCGGGTAGGGACGTCGCGATCGCCCTCGATTGCGCGTCGAGCGAGCTGCACCGCGGGACCCGCTACGTCTTCCGCAAGGCGGGCGGCAAGAAGAAGTCGGCCGACGATCTCATCACGCTCTTCGAGAAGTGGTGCGCCGCCTACCCGATCGTCTCGATCGAAGACGGGCTCGGCGAGAAGGACTGGGACGGCTGGAAGCGCTTGACCGACCGCCTGGGACGGAAGGTCCAGCTCGTCGGCGACGACCTCTTCGTCACCAACGACAAGATCCTGGCCGAGGGGATCGCCAAGGGCGTCGCGAACGCGATCCTCGTGAAGGTGAACCAGATCGGCACCCTCACCGAGACGCGCGCCGCGATGGCGCGTGCCGAGCGGGCCGGCTACCGCTGCGTCGTCTCGCACCGCTCGGGGGAGACCGAGGACGCGTTCATCGCCGACCTCGCCGTCGCGACCAATGCCGGGCAGATCAAGACCGGCGCGCCGGCGCGCTCGGAGCGTAACGCGAAGTACAACCGCCTGCTCGCGATCGAGCAGGAGCTGGGCAGCCGGGCGCGCTACGCCTCGCCGTTCGCGAGCTAG
- a CDS encoding methyltransferase domain-containing protein, protein MATAPDESAYYDARWGYRRFDARRYEARRYGSFGRRVNHRLLERALKKGLAGVRRGGIVLDAPCGTGILADFLRGQGFRVLGADISPAMLEVAKERGPVIGHVRADLERPPLRPGSVDAVVSTRFLMHLPPEIRPRVLGGMARLANGPVVATVCHPYTYKTFGRAVRRALGRKVKQSPRLTRAELEQEVAAAGLRLERVIPVLPLLSEVWVIVVRTTPGSA, encoded by the coding sequence GTGGCGACCGCCCCGGACGAGAGCGCGTACTACGACGCGCGGTGGGGCTACCGCCGCTTCGATGCGCGGCGCTACGAGGCACGTCGCTACGGCAGCTTCGGCCGGCGCGTCAACCACCGGCTGCTCGAGCGCGCCCTCAAGAAGGGGCTCGCCGGCGTGCGCCGCGGCGGCATCGTCCTCGACGCGCCGTGCGGCACGGGGATCCTGGCGGACTTCCTGCGTGGCCAGGGATTCCGGGTGCTGGGAGCCGACATCTCGCCCGCGATGCTCGAGGTGGCGAAGGAGCGCGGGCCCGTCATCGGTCACGTGCGCGCCGACCTGGAGCGCCCGCCCCTGCGGCCGGGCAGCGTCGACGCCGTCGTCAGCACGCGCTTCCTGATGCACCTGCCGCCCGAGATCCGCCCCCGGGTGCTGGGCGGCATGGCGCGACTCGCGAACGGTCCGGTGGTGGCGACCGTGTGTCATCCGTACACGTACAAGACGTTCGGGCGCGCGGTCCGCCGTGCGCTCGGCCGCAAGGTGAAGCAGAGCCCGCGGCTCACGCGCGCCGAGCTCGAGCAGGAGGTGGCCGCGGCGGGACTCCGTCTCGAGCGTGTGATCCCCGTGCTGCCGCTCCTGTCCGAGGTCTGGGTGATCGTGGTGCGCACGACGCCCGGATCCGCGTAG